The stretch of DNA CTCTCCGCCCAGCACGTAGACGGTCTGCGCGCCGATCTTCTCGGCGTAGGCCACCCGGTCGAGCAGCTCGTGCAGCGGCACGCCGCCCGGCTGGACGTGGTGGAGGCGCGCGTGATGCGCCGAGCGCTGGCGCGCCGCGCCGCCGACCTCGATCCCCACCGTCATCGGGCGGGCGCACGTCTCGTCGATGTCGGCGCGCGATCGCTCGACGTAGCGCTGGACGGCGTCGTCCTCCGCGTGTCGACGCGCCAGGATGGCGAGGTTCTGGAGGTAGCCCTCGAAGCGGGCGAGGCTGGGCTCGCGCTCCCGGAACGGGTTGCGCCAGCCATCCTCTTCCGGGTCGACGACGTGGTGTCCGACCGCGAAGCGGCTGAACACGAAGCGACCGCCGCCGCGGTGGAGGCGCACGCCGAGGTCCACGTCCTCGAGCCCCCAGCCGACGAACTCGTCGCTGAAGCCGCCCACCCGATCGAAGAGCGCCTTCGAGAGCGAGAGGTTGCCGGTGTAGGTGAGCGGCCACGGGTCCTCGAGCCAGTCGAGGTTGTCGAGGCAGGCGCGCAGCGTCGGCTCGCGCGAGCGGTCGAGGATGATCGGCAGGGCGCGCACGTCGCGCCCGAGCACCTCGCGCGGCCGGTGGATGAGCCCGAGATCGTGCAGGTTGTAGCCGCTGAGGTAGCCGAGCAGCACGGCGCCCTCCACGCGACGGTGCACCCAGTCGAGGTGCCAGAGGAAGTCCGGGTCCACGGCCACGTCCGCGTCGAGGAAGGCCAGGGTCTCGTGCGACGCCTCGTCCGCGCCGCGCTGCCGCGCCTGACCAGCTCGGAAGTCGGCGTCGCCTTGGCGGAGCAGCCGCACGTTCGCCGGCATGTCCTCGAAGATCGGGCCGAGGTCCTCGCTCGAGCCGTCGTCCACCACGATCACCTCGTAGCGATCCTCCGGGTAGGTCTGCGAGGCCAGCCGCGTGACGACGTCGGCGAGGATGCCGACCCGATCGTAGGCCGGCACGATCACGCTGAAGCCGGTCGGCGTCTCGCTCCGCGCCGGCTCGTCGAGCGCGTCCACGCGCGGGATGGCGAGCCGGTCCCCGTCCCAGTCGAGGTCCGCGGCGACCGTGAACGCGGCGTCGAAGCCCGCCTCCCGGACCGCGCGGCGCGCGATGGGAGGCGCCTCTCCGTACGGGTAGGCGAAGAGCGCGGGGCGCAGGCCGAGCTCCCGGTCGAAGGCCTCGAGCGAGCGCGCCAGCTCGCTCCGCAGCCGCGCGAGGTGACCCGCCTCGTCCTCGTCGTGCAGGCGCCACCCCATGCGTGGGTGGGTGTGGGCGTGGCAGCCCAGCGTCCAGCCCGCGTCGCGGAGCCGCTTCAGATCCTCCCAGGTCAGGAACTCCGGCGACGTCTCCACGAACGCCGTGGGCACGAAGAGGGTGGCCGGCATGTCCAGCGCGGCGAGCACGGGCGCGGCGTGCGCGAGGATCGAGGCGTGCGCGTCGTCGAAGGAGATCGTGAAGGCGTCGGCGCCGGGCGGCGCGTCGACGTAGCGCTCGAGCGAGACGCCGCGCTTGCCGGCTCGTCGTCGCGCGGTGACGAGGTCGCGCAGCCCGTCGCGCGAGACCGTCTGCCGTCGGCGCGGGGCGCCGTCGCACACGTAGTGGAGGTAGAGGTTCTCCGCGCTCACCGGGGCCGGACTATGTCACATCGGCGGCGTGGGCAGAGATGCTGCCCGGGGTGAGCCCCCTTCCCCCCAGAAGCGGCCCACCCCGGACACGGGTTTCCCAGTTTGCATCGCTCGTGCCGTCCCGGGATCCGGATCACCAGGGCACACGCTCGCGCAGAACGTGCGCGCCACGCGCGAGGTCTCGCGCAAGTCGCGCAACGCTCACGGCCCGGACCGTCGCCGCGCCCAGGCGGCCACCCACCGCGAGACGGGCAAGCCGAGGAGGCCGAGCAGCACGGCGAGCCAGCCGAAGAGGAGGACCTGACGCCAGTAGAGCCCGCTCTCTGGCCGATAGGTCATCACCACCTGGTGAGCCCCGGCGGGGACCGGGATGGCGCGCACGAAGCCGTTCGCCCGGAAGACGGGAGCGCGCTCCCCGTCGACCCGCGCTCTCCAGCCGGGCAGCCAGGCCTCGTTGACGACCACGACGCCCTCCGTCGGCGCCTCGATCGTGAAGCGCACCACGTCCGGGCGCAGCTCCCAGCGGGTGGCCGACGCGCGGGGCCGGCCCGCGCGGGCGGCTCCGGCGGCGCTCGGTGGCGGCGCGTCCGAGGGATCCACTGCGCCGTCGAGGATGGCGATCGCGCTCGGCGCCAGCTCGATCGTGCGCGAGAGCGCGTCACGCCGGCTCTCGACCCGCTCGACCTCGGACGTCGGCACGAAGTACGCGCCGGGGAGAGCATCCATGAGCTCCGTGACCGTGCGCTCGCCCTCGCCGCGGTGGACGACGCGAGCGTTCAGCACCTCGCCGAGCGCCTCCGGAGGGGGGAGGTAATGTCGATCCCAGCCGTGGATGAAGTGCGGTCCCTGGAGCGCATATCGCACGTTGAATTGCGGCGCGAGCTGTGGGTGAGCGCGCAGATTGCCGACCACGCGCTCGTAGCTCGCGAGCAGGAGCGGATCCTGGTAGCCGCGGAAGTCGCGCCGCCGGAGCCGGGTCCCGGAGCGCGAGCCGATCGCGAACTCGTCCATGTAGCGCCACCGCTCGCGCGTGTTGGGCGCGTGCGGGACCACGGCGGCGGCGGCCGGCTCGTCCCAGCGCGGCTGTCCGGGCCGCATGTGCCGATGGTCGGGCAGCGCCTGGGTGACGTCGACGAGCACGATCGCCGCGAGGGGGAGCGCCCAGACGATCGAGCCCTGATGAAACGGCGGCCGCAGCGTCCGCGAGCCGAGCAGCAGCGCGAACGCCAGACCCAGGAGCCCCGGGCCCCAGCCGTCCACCAGGACGAGCGCGACGATCCCGAGCAACAGGAGCAGCCCGCTCGCCACCCGGAGGCGCCGTCCGAGCGCGCCCACGAACGCCTTCTTCTCGCTCGGGAGCCCCAGCGCGACGATGCCCGCGGCGCAGGGCCCCAGCCACGCCTGGTACCGATACGGCGCGCGGAAGAGGTCGAAGACGGGCAGCCAGTCGTAGGCGAGTCGGAACACCCATCCGCCGAGCGAGAGCGCGACGCTCAGCGCGCCCATCACGACGAAGAGCCACGGCAGGTTGCTGCCCGCGCTCCGCATCTTCGCGTGGCGGAGCGCGAGGGGGGTCAGGGCGAGCGCGAGCAGCCCGACGTAGAGGTGGTTGCCCGGCATGGGCCAGACGAGCGCGATCAGCTGCTCCGTCTCGAGGCTGCCCTGCGCGATGCTCTCGAAGCTCCGACCCGCCTGCACGGAGTGGGTGCTCAGCTCCGCTCCGGGGACGAGCATGACGCCGAGCAGCGCCGCGCCGATCAGCGGGACGGTCGCGAGCGCGGGCAGGCCGCGGAGCATCTCGCGCCCGGCCTCGCGTGACTCCTCACCGATCCGGAACGTCGTGTAGACCGCGGTGAAGGCGCACGCGAGCCAGAGCGCGGGCGGCGAGCCGGTCCAGCCGCAGAGAGCGGTCGCGAGCGCGAGGAGCAGGCCGTCGGGCACGCGCCGGAGGGTGACCAGGCGCTCGCTCGCCCAGAGCATGGCGGGCAGCCACGCGTAGCCGGCGGTGAGGTTGAGCTCCCAGTTGTTGCGCATGAACGGCGCCGCCTCGAGGAGCACCGCGCCGACCAGAGCGCCGGCCCAGCTCGCGCCGATGCGTCGCAGCCAGAGCAGACCGAAGAGGCCGCAGATCGCGAACGAGGCGACCACGCGGAAGGTCGCCCAGCCGAGGCCCGGGCTCGGCCCCGAGACGGCGCAGATGGCCCAGTTGAGCGGGTGGTAGGTGCCCGCCTGCGGGTCGGCGTGGAACGGGTAGCCGCCGCGGTCGTAGGGGTTCCAGTAGGGCAGCTCGCCCGCGTGGATCGAGTCGCAGAGGAAGACGAGATCCGGCCAGTACTGCTCCGGGACGTCCCACTCGAAGTAGCTCGCCTGTCCGCTGAAGAGGGGCCAGAAGAGGTAGACGGTGGCGGCGAGCACCGCGCCGACCGCGATCCCGATCGAGACGCGGCGCCGTCGCCGATAGCGATCGTGCACGGGCTGGATCGCGTCCAGCGACGGCATGCTCATCCGCGCTGGCGGCGGCATGGACGGATCGCGCGGCCCCTCCCTCACGCGGCCTGCATATCACGGGATCACACGTGACCTCTTCACAGTCGATCGCGGACCGCGTACACCCGTTCGCCCATGGCGATGCAGCAAGAAGAAGCCCTCCCCGCAGAGACCGCCCCCGAGCCCGTCGCGAGCAGCGACGAGAGCGCCGCCTCGAGCGCGCCCGTCGATGAGGCGGCCCAGGCCGAGAAGGAGCGAGAGCGCATCCAGCAGCAGCTCGCGCAGCTCGAGCGCAAGCAGGCCGAGCTCAAGCGCGCGCTCGCGATGGCGAACCACCCCGATCTGGCCGACGCCCTTCGGCAGGTCGAGGGCCGCGCCTACGGCGTGACCCGGGTCGAGGAGCAGCTCGCGCAGCCGCTCAGCAAGGGCGAGGAGCGCCAGCGCGCGAAGCTCGAGAAGAAGCTCGGCGCCGCCCGCGAGAAGCGCGCCGCGCTCGACGCGCAGATCGCCGAGATCGAGGCCGAGCTCGGCGGACTGGTCGAGGATCGCGTCGCGGAGCTCCACGCCCAGCGACAGACCGCGCTCCACCAGCTCTTCACCGTGCTGGCCCAGCACAGCGACGGCTTCGAGGCCGCCGGCCTCAAGGTGGCCGAGCTCATCCCGGAGCTCGACGACTGGCTGCCGGAGCTGCGCACGATGGCCGGCGACGTCGCAGACGCCGAGTGACCGAGTAGTGGTATGGTGCCCGCCGTGGGGCGCCACGTCTTCATCACGGGGATCGCAGGCTTTCTCGGGAGCCACCTCGCGGAGCGGCTCCTCGCGCAGGGCTGCTCCGTACGTGGCTGCGACGATCTGAGCGGCGGCTACCGGGACAACGTGCCCGAGGGCGCGGAGCTCGACGTCGTCGACTGCTGCGATCTCGAGGCGATGAAGCGCATCACCGAGGGCGCCGATGTGGTCGTGCACGCCGCGTCCTCGGCGCACGAGGGGCTCAGCGTCTTCAGCCCCACGCTGATCGTGCGCAACAACGTGCAGGCGTCGGTCGCCACGTTCACCGCGGCCATCGCCAACGGCGTGCAGCGGATCGTCTACTGCTCGTCGATGGCGCGCTACGGCGACAACGACGTCCCGTTCGTCGAGACGCAGGCCACCAACCCGCGCGACCCCTACGGCATCGCCAAGGTCTGCAGCGAGCAGCTGCTCCATCAGCTGGCGACCACCCACGGCGTCGAGCGCGTCGTCGCGGTGCCCCACAACATCATCGGCGCGCGCCAGAAGTACGACGACCCGTACCGCAACGTCGCCTCGATCATGGCAAACCTCATGCTGCAGGGGCGCCAGCCCTTCATCTACGGCGACGGCGAGCAGATGCGCTGCTTCAGCCCGGTGCAGGACGTCGTGGACTGCCTCGTCAAGCTCGCGCTCGACCCGGGCATGGACGGGCTCACCGTCAACGTCGGCCCCGACTCGCGCTCGTCCGAGCAGGGCTTCATCACCATCAACGCGCTCGCGGAGCGGCTGGCCGCCATCATCGGCTTCGCGCCGCTCGAGCCCATCTACGTCGACCCGCGCCCGTGCGAGGTGAAGCTCGCGACCTGCTCGAGCGACCTCGCGCGCGAGCGGCTCGGCTACGACCCGCGCGGCAGCGTCGACGACGGCCTGCGCGACATCGTCGCCTTCATCCGCGCCCGCGGCCCGCGCCCCTTCGACTACGCGCTCGAGCTCGAGATCGTCACCGACGACACGCCGCGGACCTGGAAAGACCGGCTCATCTGATCCCGAAGAATGGGCTGCGCTGCGTCGCGCTACGGGTCCAGAGTCGCGAACCCCTCTCGAACCCACCGCGAGGCGAGAAGACACTTGGTCGCGTCGGCGTACGCGTCGGGAAGATCACCGACCGCGAAGCCCGCGTTGTGTTCGAGGAACGCCACTGCCTCCTGGGCTGACGCTGGGAGCCGCATGTGGCAGTCCCCGAGCCGCATCCACACGCGTCCCCCCGCCTCTCTTCCGTGCACCAGCGTGCCCCCGGGGCGGCGTCGGAGTCGCGTTGCGAGGTTCAACTCGGCCGACAGCGCAACCGATCGCAGCCCTCCGACGGGGAGCGGAGCTGTGGCGCTGCGTTCGGCTCGCAGCGCCTCGGCCAGCCGCTCCGGTTCGAGTGGGGCCGGGTCTCGCGAGTCCATCGAGGTGAG from Sandaracinaceae bacterium encodes:
- a CDS encoding polysaccharide deacetylase family protein, with product MSAENLYLHYVCDGAPRRRQTVSRDGLRDLVTARRRAGKRGVSLERYVDAPPGADAFTISFDDAHASILAHAAPVLAALDMPATLFVPTAFVETSPEFLTWEDLKRLRDAGWTLGCHAHTHPRMGWRLHDEDEAGHLARLRSELARSLEAFDRELGLRPALFAYPYGEAPPIARRAVREAGFDAAFTVAADLDWDGDRLAIPRVDALDEPARSETPTGFSVIVPAYDRVGILADVVTRLASQTYPEDRYEVIVVDDGSSEDLGPIFEDMPANVRLLRQGDADFRAGQARQRGADEASHETLAFLDADVAVDPDFLWHLDWVHRRVEGAVLLGYLSGYNLHDLGLIHRPREVLGRDVRALPIILDRSREPTLRACLDNLDWLEDPWPLTYTGNLSLSKALFDRVGGFSDEFVGWGLEDVDLGVRLHRGGGRFVFSRFAVGHHVVDPEEDGWRNPFREREPSLARFEGYLQNLAILARRHAEDDAVQRYVERSRADIDETCARPMTVGIEVGGAARQRSAHHARLHHVQPGGVPLHELLDRVAYAEKIGAQTVYVLGGEPAEHPDFFPLLHAAAAAVSWVSLQTMGHAFAAPGLAARARDAGLRGAVVDVFTCSDALHDALHAPGCAARWRRGIEALRAAELEVSARLIVTPRTAPELESTLTWLETEGISLSEVIVLTTADPHFGVKDIQHIIPNGVQRSVR
- a CDS encoding NAD-dependent epimerase/dehydratase family protein — encoded protein: MGRHVFITGIAGFLGSHLAERLLAQGCSVRGCDDLSGGYRDNVPEGAELDVVDCCDLEAMKRITEGADVVVHAASSAHEGLSVFSPTLIVRNNVQASVATFTAAIANGVQRIVYCSSMARYGDNDVPFVETQATNPRDPYGIAKVCSEQLLHQLATTHGVERVVAVPHNIIGARQKYDDPYRNVASIMANLMLQGRQPFIYGDGEQMRCFSPVQDVVDCLVKLALDPGMDGLTVNVGPDSRSSEQGFITINALAERLAAIIGFAPLEPIYVDPRPCEVKLATCSSDLARERLGYDPRGSVDDGLRDIVAFIRARGPRPFDYALELEIVTDDTPRTWKDRLI